GGTGTGGCACCGAGCGCTGACCTGGCTACAAACGATTGGGTTGTCATCCTGGGTGTGGGCAACGCTGATGGCAATATTCTGCTGCCGCCTGGTGGTATCTTCTACAGCGGTTCACAGGTGCAGTGATGGACGTGACGGCAGCAGTATTACGCCGGATTGAGAACTCGCTGCATAGCTTGATGGTTGAGCATATGCACGATACGGCTGTCGCTGACCAGCTCGCTTATGTGATTGAGCAGGATTGCAATACGATCATCGTGAGGCTGCCGGATGCCGATTCATCCCCGGCGCAGATCTCTACAGAGACAAGCGCTCCTATCGAAGATGAGCGGCCTGATGATGCTGAACCAGGTGAGCAGATCAACCGCGGTACGCTTAACGGGAGTACGCTCACCGGTGCTGTGCTGCCTCCGGTTGACGAATGACGACCCCTACACCTCCGACGCCAATTAGTGTGAATGACCTCGTTCGGGATTTGCTTGACCGGGGTTATTCGCGTGCAACGATGGCAACCTTGAATGCGGTGAGTGCGGATACTGGCAGCGGGTTGATTCAGCAGCGGTTACGAGAGCTTGAGGCGGAGGCGGCCCGGCTGGATGCGGCTGGTGAGCGGTTAGACCCGAACAACCCGGTCTTGCGTGCGTTGACGGCGGATCTGGATACGATGCTACGGCAGAGCGCGATGCGCGTTGATGATATGGCGGAGACGGTGCAGGCGCTGGGTGTGGATGCATCTGCGCCACTGACCCGGCAGCTCGCACTGGCCGGGTTCCCCCAGGAGGAGCTGGCGCGGTTGGGCATCATCTGGAATCAGCCGGATGTGGAGGCAGTGAATCGGCTTGTGCAGTATGTGGACAGCGCGGGATGGGCGGAAGAGATTGCTGAATTCGGCCCGAATATCCTGAGCCGGGTTGAGCAGATTGCTGTGAATGGGTTTGCGCAGGGGTGGGGGCCGATACGCGTCGCTCGTGAGCTGTCTAATGTTGTCGAGACGATGCCGAGGTATCAGGCGAACAATCTGATGCGGACGCTGCAATTGCAGTCGCTGCGCAGCGGGACGGCGATTCATCAGGCGGCGAATGCGGATATTTTGGAATATCAGGTTCGTATGGCGACGCTGGATAGCCGGACGTGCCTGACGTGTGTGGCACTGCATGGGACACGATTGGAGATTGGCGAGCGGGTGCTCGACCATCATCAAGGGCGGTGCTTTTCTGTGACGCAGGTTCGAGGGATGCCCCGGCGAGAGATTGAGAGTGGGCAGGATTGGTGGGACCGCCAGCCGGAAACGGTACGGCTCCAGATGGCAGGGGCGGCGAATTTCAATGCGTTACAGGCTGGTGCGGTGACGTTAAATGATTTCGTACAGCGGTATGACGATCGCGTGTTTGGTGAGATGGTGCGTGAATCGAGCTTGAAGGGCATCCTGGGTGATGCTGCTGAGCAGTATTATGCGCGGAATCGGCGCTGATTGAGTTGCCGCAGAATGTGCGTTATCGGGCAATGCTTACGACAAAGTAACAATAAGGAAAGGTTGGCGAGATGCTGACGACTCAACGACATATTGTTCGCACTGCGCGACGCTTGAATGCTGAAGGCGCAATCAGCTTGTTTAAGCGGCGGTCGTGGTACGCGGACGAGAATCAAGGCAATGACGGGAGCGATTCCCCAGATGGTCAGTCTAACGGTGGCGATGGCAATAATACCGATGAGATTGACCTTTCTGCTGTTCCGGAGAGTGTGCGGCGACATTACGAACGTCGTGAGGCTCAGTTGAAGCAAGAAGCTGCTCAGCGGCGACTTGAGAGTAAGGAACTGAGTGAACGGCTGCAAAAGCTGGAAGCCGCACAATCCCAACAGCTCGAAGAACAGGGTAATTTTAGGGCGCTTGCTGATAAGCACGCCCAGACTGTCGCCGATCTGAGGCCGTACAAGGATATGGCTGAGCGGTATGAGGCTCGGTTCCGTGATAGCAACGAGAAGCGCATTGCGGCAATTCCTGAACATATGCGCCCATTGGTGCCGACGGAATATTCGCCGGAGAAGTTATCCGATTGGTTGGATAACAATGTGGCCCGGCTGACGACCCCGAAAGCCCCGGACCTGGACAGCGGTGCAGGTGGCGGCAGTGGCAAACAATCTAAGATCGAAGTGACTGAGGCGGATCGCTTGGCGGCTGAAGCTGCGACACGGAGTGGTTATCCCATGACCGCAGAGGACATTGCTAAGCGGCGCGGACAAGGATAGTAATTATGGCAGGTTTTAGATATGCGGGCAGTCTGGTTGGGACTGGCGAACCTGTTATTCGTAAGTACGTGCTAGCTGATGGCGAAGTCATCAGTAAAAACCAGATACTAAACCTCGAAAGTGGTGAGGCGGATGCTGGCGCGACGAATGACAGTGCTTTTATCGGTGCGGCGGTTGAAAGTGTGGATAACACGGACGATGGCTTGTCCATCCATGTGATCTGCAATCCCGACGCGATTTATGCGGTTGACGATGCGAATGTGCGCGTCGCTGGTGCGACGTTAGACCTCGCTAGCGGTGGCATGGGTGTAGCTGCTTCATCCAATGCCGATTTTGTTGTTGTGGCTGATAGTGCTGCTGACGAGCCGACCCTGGTCGTGTTCAATAGCAACCACTATCTCGGTTAAGGGAGTGAGTGATGGTTCAACATAGTGGCAATTTCTCTGAACTTGTCGATTTCGACCCCGTGCTGACTGAGATCTTCTTCCAGAAGTATGCTCAGATTCCGCAGATTCTTCTCCCAACGATTTACGCCCAGCGTGAAAGCCGCAAGGCGAAAGAAACCGATATGCGTATTGGGTCTTTCCCGGATCCACAGCCCTGGGATGGTCACGTGTTTTACGATGATGCTGAGCGTGATTCGAAGATCGAATACGTTCATGGGCATCTGACGCTTGGCTTCAAGGTGGACATCGAGATGCGCGAAGATATGCAATATGATGGTATCTTCGACCGCGCTGCGAACCTGGGCCAGAGCTTTGCTCGTAAGATCGTCAAGGATGAGTCGAGCCCGTTCAACAACGCTTTCAGCTCTTCTTATCCTGGGTATGACAGCAAAGCCCTGTGTGCTACAGATCATCCGCGTAGCGAGACAGATGCTACTGCTGTCAGTAATTACCTTGGGGCGAAGGCGCTGACCAGTGCGAACCTGGAAGATGCCATCATTCAGCTTGAGAGCCTGGGTGACGACCGCGGTGAGGAAACGAACGCGATGGCGAATGTCCTCCTGGTTGGCCGCCAGCAGCGGAAGACGGCGCTGGAACTGACCAGCAGCGAGCTGACGCCGGAAAGCGCTAACAATGCGATCAATGTACACAATGATCTGCAAACGTTGGTGCATCCTATGATCAGCGGCAAGAAGTGGTTTGTCATGGACCGCGAGATGGCGCGCATGGTGCTGAAATGGTACTGGCGCGTGCGCACATCTTTTGGTGTTGATGATGATAAATCCAACACGCTGATGCGGTCGTACTTCGGTCGCAATCGTTATAGCTACGGTTGGTCGGACTTCCGCTTCGTCGTCGGCTCAAATCCGGCTTAGTAGGGGGTGAATGATGGGCTTGACCAGATTCCCTAATGGGTTGGAGACTAATGGCCGGGCGAATATTGGCAATGTTGAATTCACCGTTGGCGCAGAATCGACGAACAGCATCAAAGTGACTGTGCAGGTGAAGGATGGCGCTGGTGATGATGTGGCGGCCCCGACGGCACTCTGGTTTTACCTGAGCGATGACAGTGGCGGTGCTGGCGTTACGGCCACTGCGCCGGATGGTGATATCGCTGTGGGTACCGATGGTGCAATTCTGGCGGAGGCGACAGCGGATAAGGTCTTCCTGATTCTGTCTGAGGCTGATGGTGATATTGACCTGGATATTGGCGAGGCGGCTGGCGGTACCTGGTACCTGGTCGCAGTGTTGCCGGATGGTCACATCTCTGTGTCGGACGCGATCACCTTCGCTGCTTAATTAAAGTTTGAGATGGGAGGGCGCAGGCGACTGCGCCCTTTGCCATAGAAAGGGGATTGTCAGGTTATGCCATACAACCAAACCCGACATCTGCAAGTGACACCGCCGATTGATACGAATGCTTATACGGCGAATGATGTCGTCGGCGGGCTGCTTACGTTTGGTAATTTAGAGAGTGGCGGCGGTGGCACAATCCGGTCTGCTTATATTGTGGATACGCACAGCGAAGGTGCTGACCTGACCCTGTATCTTTTTCGCAGTAAGCCCTCGACGATTAATGACGACGCAGCATTTGCACCGACGGCTGATGATCTGAAGAAGCTGGTCGCAATCGTTGCGTTTGCTGGCAGTGATTTTGTCACGCTCAACAGTATGGATTGGCAGCGCAAGCTTTTGGATGTGAGCTTCGAAGCCGGTGATGAGAACGCGCTGTATGGCTACCTTGTGGACGGTACAGGGGGCACCTGGGCGGCAGCGAACAACCTTACTATTGGCGTGGACGTTTGGGCTGATTGACGATGACGTTCACTTATGACCCCTCTAACCCGGATGATGTGACGCGGGTTCGCTGGCATCTCTCTGATACCGCTGAACCAGCTATGGTGAGCGATGAGGAGATCTCCTTTGCGACATCTGAGGCCGGGAGCTGGCAAAAGGCTGTTATCTTCATCATTGATAAAAAGCTGATGGATATGAGCATGGAGCCGGACTTCCAGGCGGATTGGCTGCGCGTGGATGCTGCTGACGCGAAGAAGCGGTTAGAGACGATGCGCACCCGGAAGCTGAAAGAGTTCGGGTTGTCGTCTGACAGCACGTATGGGAATGCGTTCACCACGACGCATCATCATACCTACCGGGCTGATTCCTTGCAGACTGAGGAGCCTGATTATGATAGCTAACCGGATGTGACGCGATAGGCAGGTGAATGAGGGCCAGAATCTAAGGTGATTCTGGCTCTTTTTATTTCTGTAGGG
The Phototrophicus methaneseepsis DNA segment above includes these coding regions:
- a CDS encoding Mu-like prophage major head subunit gpT family protein — protein: MVQHSGNFSELVDFDPVLTEIFFQKYAQIPQILLPTIYAQRESRKAKETDMRIGSFPDPQPWDGHVFYDDAERDSKIEYVHGHLTLGFKVDIEMREDMQYDGIFDRAANLGQSFARKIVKDESSPFNNAFSSSYPGYDSKALCATDHPRSETDATAVSNYLGAKALTSANLEDAIIQLESLGDDRGEETNAMANVLLVGRQQRKTALELTSSELTPESANNAINVHNDLQTLVHPMISGKKWFVMDREMARMVLKWYWRVRTSFGVDDDKSNTLMRSYFGRNRYSYGWSDFRFVVGSNPA